In the genome of Paenibacillus pabuli, the window AGATTTTAATGGGCTGTGTATGAAAAGCAAAATGTTATCCCAAAAATACGTTTCAAGGAGGTATAACAATGATTCAGGTTAGTGAAACAGCAGCAGAAAAAATCGTTGAAATCCTGACAGGTGCGGATACCGAGAATTCTTTCCTTCGGGTCGGGGTGGATGAGGGGGGATGCAGTGGCCTGTCCTATACCCTTATCGTCGATGAACAGCAAGCAGAAGGGGATATCTTATTAGATAAAGGTGTATTTCGTATATTGGTTCACACCAATACGGTTCCATATATTGAAGGACTTAAGATTGATTACGAAGAAAGCGGAATGTTAGGGGGATTCACCATGAATAACCCTAATGCAAAAGTTTCATGTGGATGCGGGGCCAGTTTCCGAATGGCGAATTACCGTGGTGAGGCCAAAAAATGTGATTAATTGTCATGCTGGCAGAATATATTCAAACCAAATCTCATATTAAACATACAATGAAGGAACTATAGGTTTGCCCATCGTGCAATCATTTCTTTTCAACTTAGGGAGAGAATGTCATGAATATTTTTGAAAATCGAATACCTTTGGAAAAATTGAAATTAAATGAGCCATTAAAGGACCATACGTATATAAAACTTGGTGGTAAAGCAGACATACTTATCCATCCAACAATGAAAGAAGAAATTATTAACGCGGTTAACATTGCAAAAGCACATCAAATACCTCTGACCGTCATTGGGAAAGGCTCAAATGTCATCATTAAAGATCAGGGCGTGCGTGGAGTAACCATCTCTCTGAGCCAGTTTGATCAGATTAAGGTCCATGGTGACAAGATTATCGCGCAGAGCGGTTCCAATATCATTGATGTGTCACGGACCGCTTTGCATAACAGCTTAACGGGTCTGGAGTTTGCATGTGGAATACCCGGAAGTACAGGTGGCGCCTTATATATGAATGCGGGAGCTTATGGTGGTCAGATGGATGAAGTCGTCGAGCGAGCGTTAGTGCTTACCAAAGATGGAGAGCTGCTGAACATGGTTC includes:
- the murB gene encoding UDP-N-acetylmuramate dehydrogenase, producing MNIFENRIPLEKLKLNEPLKDHTYIKLGGKADILIHPTMKEEIINAVNIAKAHQIPLTVIGKGSNVIIKDQGVRGVTISLSQFDQIKVHGDKIIAQSGSNIIDVSRTALHNSLTGLEFACGIPGSTGGALYMNAGAYGGQMDEVVERALVLTKDGELLNMVREDMQLGYRNSIFRTDQYIILEVEFKLKPGNKDIISSVMQDLTFKRESKQPLEYPSCGSVFKRPEGHYVGKLIQECNLQGTRIGGAEISKKHAGFIINADDATAEDYLELIRLIKKRVRDQFNIELETEVIILGE
- a CDS encoding HesB/IscA family protein, yielding MIQVSETAAEKIVEILTGADTENSFLRVGVDEGGCSGLSYTLIVDEQQAEGDILLDKGVFRILVHTNTVPYIEGLKIDYEESGMLGGFTMNNPNAKVSCGCGASFRMANYRGEAKKCD